From the Rhinatrema bivittatum chromosome 3, aRhiBiv1.1, whole genome shotgun sequence genome, one window contains:
- the MARCKS gene encoding myristoylated alanine-rich C-kinase substrate, which produces MGAQFSKTAAKGEAAVPEKPGEVAAASPSKANGQENGHVKVNGDASPAAAEAGKEEVQANGTAPAEETAKEQTPSEPAPQEVATAVAEGGSVEPASPVEGESSVKAEEGATPTPSTSNETPKKKKKRFSFKKSFKLSGFSFKKNKKESGEGGENEGTSPVEGSKEETCATPDAANEESKPSPEEATAPANETGEAKEETQSQEVKSETPEKPTEEAKAIEEQKPEEKPAEEAQVAPTPSATPEVPSTEPEAPKADEPAAPKQEVPSESSPEVPTTESAE; this is translated from the exons ATGGGCGCTCAGTTCTCCAAGACCGCGGCGAAGGGCGAGGCGGCTGTCCCCGAGAAGCCCGGGGAGGTGGCGGCTGCGTCCCCATCCAAAGCCAACGGGCAG gAAAATGGGCATGTAAAAGTAAATGGTGATGCATCTCCAGCAGCTGCTGAAGCTGGCAAGGAAGAGGTTCAAGCTAATGGAACTGCCCCAGCTGAAGAGACTGCAAAAGAACAAACCCCATCTGAGCCAGCTCCTCAGGAGGTGGCCACTGCAGTAGCTGAGGGGGGCAGTGTAGAGCCAGCCTCCCCAGTGGAAGGGGAATCCTCTGTCAAAGCTGAGGAAGGAGCCACACCTACCCCTTCAACAAGCAATGaaaccccgaaaaaaaaaaagaaacgcttCTCTTTCAAAAAGTCCTTTAAGCTCAGTGGTTTCTCTTTTAAAAAGAACAAGAAGGAGAGTGgtgaggggggagagaatgagggCACCTCCCCTGTGGAAGGGAGTAAGGAGGAAACATGTGCTACTCCCGATGCTGCAAATGAGGAAAGCAAACCTAGCCCGGAAGAGGCCACAGCCCCAGCCAACGAAACAGGAGAAGCTAAGGAAGAAACACAGTCACAGGAGGTGAAATCTGAGAcaccagagaagcctacagaagAGGCAAAGGCTATTGAAGAGCAGAAACCTGAAGAAAAACCAGCAGAGGAGGCACAAGTTGCCCCCACACCTAGTGCTACTCCTGAAGTCCCTTCAACTGAACCAGAGGCCCCCAAAGCAGATGAACCAGCAGCTCCTAAACAGGAGGTGCCATCTGAATCTAGTCCAGAGGTCCCTACCACTGAATCAGCAGAATAA